A single Calidifontibacter indicus DNA region contains:
- a CDS encoding MarR family winged helix-turn-helix transcriptional regulator, which produces MTPLERRAMSDELRMICIRISRRTRFENVESVAPHQFSVLCKLQGQPLTIGALADAECVSRPSMTRTVDALAADGYLVRVADDHDRRRTWVHLTEKGREVVTQTKRSRDIWMNERIAQLSDEECAVLARASEILGRVVAR; this is translated from the coding sequence ATGACCCCGCTCGAGCGCCGAGCCATGTCCGACGAACTGCGCATGATCTGTATACGGATCAGCCGGCGCACCCGTTTCGAGAACGTCGAATCCGTTGCACCGCACCAGTTCTCGGTGCTCTGCAAGCTGCAGGGGCAGCCGCTGACGATCGGCGCTCTGGCCGACGCCGAGTGCGTGAGCCGCCCGTCGATGACCCGCACGGTCGACGCGCTCGCCGCCGATGGCTACCTGGTGCGGGTCGCCGACGACCACGACCGTCGCCGCACCTGGGTGCACCTCACCGAGAAGGGGCGCGAGGTCGTCACCCAGACCAAGCGCTCGCGCGACATCTGGATGAACGAACGCATCGCCCAGCTCAGCGACGAGGAGTGCGCGGTGCTCGCCCGTGCCAGCGAGATCCTCGGACGGGTGGTGGCCCGATGA
- a CDS encoding WXG100 family type VII secretion target: MSHSSKYTVDSDAIGQHGLDVGTIAGQIQSAMNLMDRKLTALQGTWTGSAAAQYAVLHGDWSRAQARMKDSLADIGRTLGSASRAYATTESDVKATFVPR, translated from the coding sequence ATGTCCCACTCGAGCAAGTACACCGTCGACAGCGACGCCATCGGCCAGCACGGACTCGACGTCGGCACGATCGCCGGCCAGATCCAGTCGGCGATGAACCTCATGGACCGCAAGCTGACCGCCCTGCAGGGCACCTGGACGGGTAGCGCGGCCGCCCAGTACGCGGTGCTGCACGGCGACTGGTCGCGTGCGCAGGCGCGGATGAAGGATTCGCTGGCCGACATCGGCCGCACCCTCGGCAGCGCCAGCCGTGCCTACGCCACGACCGAGTCCGACGTGAAGGCCACGTTCGTCCCTCGGTGA
- a CDS encoding response regulator transcription factor, whose translation MNAPEARLLVVEDETNIRELLATTLKFAGFAVEAAPDGRTALKLVADQAFDLAVMDVMLPDMDGFTVTRTMRGKGHDVPVLFLTARDAVQDKVKGLTVGGDDYVTKPFSLEEVVARIRAVLRRTGSDTAERATVTVADLELDDDSHEVRRDGMVIDLSPTEFKLLRYLMVNQGRVVSKMQILDHVWDYDFHGEAGIVESYISYLRRKIDTLGTPLIHTKRGVGYVLRAPRD comes from the coding sequence ATGAACGCCCCTGAAGCGCGCCTCCTGGTGGTGGAGGACGAGACCAACATCCGCGAGTTGCTCGCGACCACGCTGAAGTTCGCCGGCTTCGCGGTCGAGGCCGCGCCCGACGGCCGCACCGCACTCAAGCTCGTCGCCGACCAGGCGTTCGACCTCGCGGTCATGGACGTGATGCTGCCCGACATGGACGGCTTCACCGTCACCCGCACGATGCGCGGCAAGGGCCACGACGTGCCCGTGCTGTTCCTGACCGCCCGCGATGCGGTGCAGGACAAGGTAAAGGGCCTGACCGTGGGCGGTGACGACTACGTCACCAAGCCGTTCAGCCTGGAGGAGGTCGTCGCCCGCATCCGCGCGGTGCTGCGCCGCACCGGCAGCGACACGGCCGAACGCGCCACCGTCACCGTGGCCGACCTCGAACTCGACGACGACTCCCACGAGGTGCGCCGCGACGGCATGGTGATCGACCTGTCCCCCACCGAGTTCAAGCTGCTGCGTTACCTGATGGTCAACCAGGGCCGGGTCGTGTCCAAGATGCAGATCCTCGACCACGTGTGGGACTACGACTTCCATGGTGAGGCCGGCATCGTCGAGAGCTACATCTCCTACCTGCGCCGCAAGATCGACACCCTGGGCACCCCGCTCATCCACACCAAGCGGGGCGTCGGATACGTCCTGCGCGCCCCGCGGGACTGA
- a CDS encoding SDR family oxidoreductase, translated as MNRFEGKTAIVTGASRGIGLAIAQRLVAEGANVVITARGADALEEAVAGLGERASYVAGKADDPAHRDEVIGHTLERHGRIDVLINNTGINPVFGKLLDVEAEASRKIFEVNVISALEWVKLVHAAWMKENGGAIVNVASIAGLRPAPGIAMYGVSKAAVIHLTEELAFELGPDIRVNAVAPAVVKTKFAEALYEGREEKVSRAYPLKRLGEPDDIGSVVAFLASSDAGWMTGQTLTVDGGILLNGGV; from the coding sequence ATGAACCGTTTCGAGGGCAAGACCGCGATCGTCACCGGCGCGAGCCGCGGCATCGGACTGGCGATCGCGCAGCGACTCGTCGCCGAAGGTGCCAATGTCGTCATCACCGCGCGCGGCGCCGACGCACTGGAGGAGGCGGTCGCCGGTCTGGGCGAACGCGCGTCGTACGTCGCCGGCAAGGCCGACGACCCGGCGCACCGCGACGAGGTCATCGGTCACACGCTGGAGCGGCACGGTCGCATCGACGTCCTGATCAACAACACCGGCATCAACCCGGTCTTCGGCAAGCTGCTCGACGTGGAGGCCGAGGCCTCCCGCAAGATCTTCGAGGTCAACGTGATCTCGGCACTGGAGTGGGTCAAGCTCGTGCACGCCGCGTGGATGAAGGAGAACGGCGGCGCGATCGTCAACGTCGCGTCGATCGCCGGCCTGCGCCCCGCCCCGGGCATCGCGATGTACGGCGTGAGCAAGGCCGCCGTCATCCACCTCACCGAGGAGTTGGCGTTCGAGCTCGGCCCCGACATCCGGGTCAACGCCGTCGCGCCGGCCGTGGTGAAGACGAAGTTCGCGGAGGCGCTCTACGAGGGCCGCGAGGAGAAGGTGTCGCGGGCGTACCCGCTCAAGCGCCTCGGCGAGCCCGACGACATCGGCAGCGTCGTGGCGTTCCTTGCATCGTCCGACGCGGGCTGGATGACCGGCCAGACCCTCACCGTCGACGGCGGCATCCTGCTCAACGGCGGCGTCTGA
- a CDS encoding sensor histidine kinase — protein sequence MAQASSRRGLSGLGLRAEQAPLRLRIVAMIAVLLAGALTATGLAATALLRSYLYQRQDAELLAARTPLVNAALDSHGSTKRTVPAYVPGGTYVVHLEWSNNEHVDVFSSKQHVPNWPDLSPTSRALSETTPFTVESDSGGGEWRVITGTSQSPTQGTVTYAVAASLNDVDDTVDRVRNLSAIVGVVVTLIGALIAWFGIRRAFRPLAQIEETAAAIAAGDLTSRVPPPAGNDEVASLARSLNVMLGRIEDAFIVRTKSEERMRQFVQDASHELRTPLATVRGYAELYRQGAVSKPDDVAAAVRRIEDEATRMSKMVDSLLLLNRVDEEHSGGLDQDPYDSVDVTVLAADAVQDARARAPERTIELVGLDGPLGPTTVRGDDHRLRQVFANLVGNALRYSDPSPIEVAVGTRDAHAIFEVRDHGPGIPEGARAQIFERFYRFDASRNSATGGSGLGLAIVNAIVEAHSGSVDLRESSGGGATFIVQLPLADSDAQQTHRSGPAQA from the coding sequence ATGGCTCAGGCATCCTCCCGACGCGGTCTCTCCGGTCTCGGCCTGCGCGCCGAGCAGGCCCCGTTGCGGTTGCGCATCGTGGCGATGATCGCCGTCCTGTTGGCCGGTGCGCTCACCGCCACCGGCCTGGCCGCGACCGCGTTGCTGCGCAGCTACCTCTATCAGCGACAGGACGCCGAACTGCTCGCCGCGCGCACCCCGCTGGTCAACGCCGCGCTCGACTCGCACGGTTCGACCAAGCGGACGGTGCCCGCGTACGTGCCCGGTGGCACCTACGTCGTGCACCTGGAGTGGTCGAACAACGAGCACGTCGACGTCTTCTCCTCCAAGCAGCACGTGCCGAACTGGCCCGACCTGTCCCCCACCTCGCGCGCGTTGTCGGAGACGACGCCGTTCACCGTGGAGTCCGACTCCGGCGGCGGTGAGTGGCGGGTCATCACCGGCACCAGCCAGTCGCCCACCCAGGGCACCGTCACGTACGCCGTGGCCGCGTCGCTCAACGACGTCGACGACACCGTCGACCGGGTGCGCAACCTCAGCGCGATCGTCGGGGTGGTGGTCACGCTCATCGGCGCGCTGATCGCGTGGTTCGGCATCCGGCGCGCCTTCCGCCCGCTGGCCCAGATCGAGGAGACGGCCGCCGCCATCGCGGCCGGCGACCTCACCAGCCGTGTGCCACCACCGGCCGGCAACGACGAGGTGGCCAGCCTGGCCCGCTCGCTCAATGTGATGCTCGGCCGCATCGAGGACGCCTTCATCGTGCGCACCAAGTCGGAGGAGCGGATGCGACAGTTCGTGCAGGACGCCTCGCACGAACTGCGGACGCCGCTGGCCACCGTCCGCGGGTATGCCGAGTTGTACCGCCAGGGCGCGGTGTCCAAGCCCGACGACGTCGCCGCCGCGGTGCGCCGGATCGAGGACGAAGCCACCCGGATGAGCAAGATGGTCGACTCGCTGCTGCTGCTCAACCGGGTCGACGAGGAGCACAGCGGGGGCCTCGACCAGGATCCGTACGACAGCGTCGACGTCACCGTGCTCGCCGCCGATGCGGTGCAGGACGCGCGCGCCCGCGCGCCCGAGCGCACCATCGAACTGGTCGGCCTCGACGGGCCACTCGGGCCGACGACCGTGCGCGGCGACGACCACCGGCTGCGGCAGGTGTTCGCCAACCTGGTCGGCAACGCCCTGCGCTACAGCGATCCGTCCCCCATCGAGGTTGCCGTCGGCACCCGCGACGCGCACGCCATCTTCGAGGTGCGCGACCACGGCCCCGGCATCCCCGAGGGTGCCCGGGCACAGATCTTCGAACGCTTCTACCGGTTCGACGCCTCACGCAACAGCGCCACCGGAGGCAGCGGGCTCGGGCTCGCGATCGTCAACGCGATCGTCGAAGCGCATTCGGGTTCGGTCGATCTTCGGGAATCCTCGGGCGGTGGTGCGACGTTCATCGTTCAGTTGCCGCTCGCCGACAGCGACGCACAGCAGACCCACAGGAGCGGGCCAGCGCAGGCTTAA
- a CDS encoding MFS transporter, translating into MSPTFASLSIYNYRVYAAGAIVSNIGTWMGRVAQDWLVLTELTNHDSTALGIVTGLQFAPVVLLAPLAGTFADRFDKRKLLAISQSALALTAAVLAVLVLTDTAQLWHVYVLALLQGVATALDNPTRQAFVSEMVPPDKLTNAVGLNSASFNGARLIGPAVAGLLIASVGTGPTLVINAFSFVAVLFALSAMHGSELSRPPRGKGRGGVREGLAYVRGRSDIKLLLFVVFMLGTFGMNFQITIALMSTTVFHRGASEYGLLGSVMAIGSLSAALLSARRARPRLRVLFGALIGFTIFSAAAALAPTFWFFGLMLIPTGLFALTVMTTANSAVQLSVSPQMRGRVMALYMAIFMGGTPLGAPMIGWIGDVFGARWTILVGSLAVGFAAAAAILYVMRTDRLTVTLERHPWHLEVVSAGQAAQAITPEQVR; encoded by the coding sequence ATGAGCCCTACCTTCGCCTCCCTGTCGATCTACAACTACCGCGTCTACGCGGCCGGTGCGATCGTCTCCAATATCGGCACCTGGATGGGACGCGTCGCCCAGGACTGGCTGGTGCTCACCGAACTCACCAACCACGACTCGACCGCGCTCGGCATCGTCACCGGTCTGCAGTTCGCGCCGGTGGTGCTGCTCGCCCCGCTGGCCGGCACCTTCGCCGACCGGTTCGACAAGCGCAAACTGCTCGCCATCTCCCAGTCGGCGCTCGCGCTCACCGCCGCCGTCCTCGCGGTGCTGGTGCTCACCGACACGGCCCAGCTCTGGCACGTCTACGTGCTTGCACTGCTGCAGGGCGTGGCCACCGCGCTCGACAACCCGACCCGGCAGGCGTTCGTCTCGGAGATGGTGCCGCCCGACAAGCTCACCAACGCGGTCGGTCTCAACAGTGCGTCGTTCAACGGCGCCCGCCTGATAGGCCCGGCCGTCGCCGGCCTGCTCATCGCCTCCGTCGGCACCGGCCCGACGCTGGTGATCAACGCGTTCAGCTTCGTCGCCGTGCTCTTCGCCCTCAGCGCGATGCACGGGTCCGAGCTCAGCCGTCCGCCGCGGGGCAAGGGACGCGGCGGGGTGCGCGAGGGGCTGGCCTACGTGCGCGGCCGCAGCGACATCAAACTGCTGCTGTTCGTGGTGTTCATGCTCGGCACCTTCGGGATGAACTTCCAGATCACCATCGCGCTCATGTCGACCACCGTGTTCCACCGGGGCGCAAGCGAATACGGACTGCTCGGTTCGGTGATGGCGATCGGGTCGCTCTCGGCGGCGCTGCTGTCGGCCCGCCGCGCGCGGCCTCGGCTGCGGGTGCTCTTCGGGGCGCTCATCGGGTTCACGATCTTCTCGGCGGCGGCCGCGCTCGCGCCGACGTTCTGGTTCTTCGGCCTGATGCTCATCCCGACCGGCCTGTTCGCGCTCACCGTGATGACCACCGCCAACTCGGCCGTGCAGTTGTCGGTGTCGCCGCAGATGCGCGGACGCGTGATGGCGCTCTACATGGCGATCTTCATGGGCGGCACCCCGCTCGGTGCGCCGATGATCGGCTGGATCGGTGACGTCTTCGGCGCGCGGTGGACGATCCTGGTGGGCAGCCTGGCGGTGGGTTTCGCAGCGGCGGCTGCCATCCTCTACGTCATGCGCACCGACCGACTCACCGTCACCCTCGAGCGTCACCCGTGGCATCTCGAGGTCGTTTCCGCCGGCCAGGCGGCGCAGGCCATCACCCCCGAGCAGGTGCGCTGA
- a CDS encoding DUF3263 domain-containing protein, with translation MTAAERAGTPEGAQLSERDLKILELERDWFRAQGSKEDAIRERLGMSTTAYYQALNALIDNPEALKADPLLVKRLRRLRTSRMRQRNARKFGFDQ, from the coding sequence ATGACCGCCGCGGAACGTGCTGGCACCCCCGAAGGTGCTCAGCTGTCGGAGCGCGATCTGAAGATCCTCGAACTCGAACGCGACTGGTTCCGCGCGCAGGGCTCCAAGGAAGACGCCATTCGTGAGCGTCTCGGCATGAGCACCACCGCCTACTACCAGGCGCTCAACGCACTGATCGACAACCCGGAGGCCCTGAAGGCCGACCCGTTGCTGGTCAAGCGGTTACGTCGGCTGCGCACCTCGCGCATGCGGCAGCGCAACGCGCGCAAGTTCGGCTTCGACCAATAG
- a CDS encoding S1C family serine protease, whose protein sequence is MSYDNNPSDPDRSADAPSDARSPFGGERRAQESAAQRSAGSADRGDDITGPIPPVPDARPVPSAGPDQTRSFQMPHRGQQGPAPMGGPQPYGAPAQGPWANPTGQGAPYAAAQSGPFGPANGAPGNNASGGSTTATRRRRGAPWIAVPIAAVLAAGLASGTTYALSDNQAGGSSTTTTKVVQANPADYKDGTGVNWAGTAQKVTDSVVSITVGSSSTGGGEGSGVVLDTKGNIVTNNHVVAAGGSSNPSITVTLTNNLTYKATVVGTDPATDLAVIRLQKPPADLKPIAMGDDATLQVGQPVMAIGNPLGLSSTVTTGIVSALNRPVTAGSSSGDSSSTTNAVQTSAPINPGNSGGALVNASGQLIGINSSIASVGGSSGSSQSGNIGIGFAIPVSVVESITSQLISKGSVVHAQLGVQASTGSVQIGDATETAAEIKEVVSGSAADKAGLKVGDAIVEADGRPIVSSEALVGYVRAKTVGEKVQLTVVRDGKRTQISVSLGKAS, encoded by the coding sequence ATGTCGTACGACAACAACCCGTCCGATCCCGACCGTTCCGCCGACGCGCCCTCGGACGCGCGGTCTCCGTTCGGCGGGGAGCGTCGGGCGCAGGAGTCCGCCGCACAGCGGTCTGCGGGGTCTGCCGACCGGGGCGACGACATCACCGGGCCGATCCCGCCGGTGCCGGACGCGCGTCCGGTGCCGTCCGCGGGCCCCGACCAGACGCGTTCCTTCCAGATGCCGCACCGTGGCCAGCAGGGCCCGGCCCCGATGGGCGGCCCGCAGCCGTACGGTGCGCCGGCGCAGGGCCCGTGGGCCAACCCGACCGGCCAGGGTGCGCCGTACGCCGCCGCGCAGTCGGGGCCGTTCGGTCCCGCAAATGGTGCTCCGGGCAACAACGCCTCGGGCGGTTCGACCACCGCCACCCGGCGCCGCCGCGGTGCCCCGTGGATCGCCGTCCCGATCGCCGCTGTGCTTGCCGCCGGTCTGGCCAGCGGCACGACCTACGCACTGTCGGACAACCAGGCGGGCGGGTCGTCGACGACCACCACGAAGGTGGTGCAGGCCAACCCGGCCGACTACAAGGACGGCACCGGCGTCAACTGGGCGGGCACCGCGCAGAAGGTCACCGACAGCGTCGTCTCGATCACCGTCGGATCCTCGAGCACGGGCGGCGGCGAAGGCTCCGGCGTCGTGCTCGACACCAAGGGCAATATCGTCACGAACAACCACGTGGTGGCGGCCGGCGGTTCGAGTAACCCCTCGATCACGGTGACCCTCACCAACAACCTCACCTACAAGGCGACCGTCGTCGGCACCGACCCGGCCACCGACCTCGCGGTCATCCGGCTGCAGAAGCCGCCGGCCGACCTCAAGCCGATCGCGATGGGCGACGACGCCACCTTGCAGGTCGGACAGCCCGTGATGGCGATCGGCAACCCGCTGGGCCTGTCGAGCACCGTGACCACCGGCATCGTGAGCGCGCTGAACCGTCCGGTGACCGCCGGTAGCAGCTCCGGCGACTCCTCGAGCACGACGAACGCGGTGCAGACCAGTGCCCCGATCAACCCGGGCAACTCCGGTGGCGCACTGGTCAACGCCAGCGGACAGCTCATCGGCATCAACTCCTCGATCGCTTCTGTGGGCGGATCCTCAGGTTCTTCCCAGTCGGGAAACATCGGAATCGGTTTCGCTATACCTGTGTCCGTCGTCGAGTCGATCACCAGCCAGCTGATCAGCAAGGGATCGGTCGTGCACGCCCAGCTGGGTGTGCAGGCCAGCACCGGTTCCGTACAGATCGGCGACGCCACCGAGACCGCAGCCGAGATCAAGGAGGTCGTCTCGGGGTCGGCGGCCGACAAGGCCGGCCTGAAGGTCGGCGACGCGATCGTCGAGGCCGACGGTCGACCGATCGTCTCCTCGGAGGCGCTGGTCGGTTACGTGCGGGCCAAGACGGTCGGCGAGAAAGTGCAGTTGACGGTCGTGCGCGATGGCAAGCGCACACAGATCTCCGTGTCGCTCGGCAAGGCGAGCTGA
- a CDS encoding YbaK/EbsC family protein encodes MTDDTRTARGTLDWQPLEQHPDLVAAPVAQAEVPGLLVAEIDASLADTAAFCDAYEVSLAASANCVVVQARRGETTTYAAVMVLGTDRADVNKTVRKHLGARKITFADQEHTEQATGMTSGGITPVGLPDGWPILVDERVAAEPELVIGGGVRGSKLLISGHQLAALPGAEVLDLVIPVEPSA; translated from the coding sequence ATGACCGACGACACCCGCACCGCCCGCGGCACCCTCGACTGGCAGCCGTTGGAGCAGCACCCCGATCTCGTCGCCGCACCCGTGGCACAGGCCGAGGTGCCCGGGCTGCTCGTCGCCGAGATCGACGCGAGCCTCGCCGACACCGCCGCGTTCTGCGACGCCTACGAGGTCTCGCTCGCGGCGTCCGCCAACTGTGTGGTGGTGCAGGCGCGCCGCGGCGAAACCACGACGTACGCCGCAGTGATGGTGCTCGGCACCGACCGGGCCGACGTCAACAAGACCGTGCGCAAGCACCTCGGCGCGCGCAAGATCACCTTCGCCGACCAGGAGCACACCGAGCAGGCGACCGGGATGACCTCCGGCGGGATCACACCCGTCGGCCTGCCGGACGGCTGGCCGATCCTGGTCGACGAGCGCGTCGCCGCCGAGCCCGAACTGGTCATCGGCGGGGGAGTGCGCGGCTCGAAACTGCTCATCAGCGGGCACCAGTTGGCGGCCCTGCCGGGCGCCGAGGTGCTCGATCTGGTGATCCCGGTCGAGCCGTCCGCCTGA
- the groL gene encoding chaperonin GroEL (60 kDa chaperone family; promotes refolding of misfolded polypeptides especially under stressful conditions; forms two stacked rings of heptamers to form a barrel-shaped 14mer; ends can be capped by GroES; misfolded proteins enter the barrel where they are refolded when GroES binds) translates to MAKMIAFDEEARRGLERGMNTLADAVRVTLGPKGRNVVLEKKWGAPTITNDGVSIAKEIELEDPYEKIGAELVKEVAKKTDDVAGDGTTTATVLAQAMVREGLRNVAAGANPMALKRGIEAAVAAVSEQLLNHAKEIETKEQIAATASISAADPQIGELIAEAMDKVGKEGVITVEESNTFGLELELTEGMRFDKGYISGYFVTDTERMETVLDDPYILVVNSKISSIKDLLPLLEKVMQSGKPLMIIAEDVEGEALSTLVVNKIRGTFKSVAVKAPGFGDRRKAMLGDIAILTGGQVISEEVGLKLETAELDLLGRARKVVVTKDETTIVEGAGDADQIAGRVKQIRAEIENSDSDYDREKLQERLAKLAGGVAVIKAGAATEVELKERKHRIEDAVRNAKAAVEEGIVAGGGVALLQASADAFGGLSLEGDEATGANIVKVAAEAPLKQIALNAGLEPGVVVEKVRNLTPGEGLNAATGEYVDMVETGIIDPAKVTRSALQNAASIAALFLTTEAVIADKPEKAPAMPAGGGDEMGGMGF, encoded by the coding sequence ATGGCAAAGATGATTGCCTTCGACGAGGAGGCCCGTCGCGGACTCGAGCGGGGGATGAACACCCTCGCCGACGCCGTGCGCGTCACGCTCGGCCCCAAGGGCCGCAACGTCGTCCTGGAGAAGAAGTGGGGCGCCCCCACGATCACCAACGACGGTGTGTCGATCGCCAAGGAGATCGAGCTCGAAGACCCCTACGAGAAGATCGGCGCCGAGCTGGTCAAGGAGGTCGCCAAGAAGACCGACGACGTCGCGGGTGACGGCACCACCACCGCCACCGTCCTGGCCCAGGCCATGGTGCGCGAGGGTCTGCGCAACGTCGCCGCCGGCGCCAACCCGATGGCGCTCAAGCGCGGCATCGAGGCCGCCGTCGCCGCCGTGTCCGAGCAGCTGCTCAACCACGCCAAGGAGATCGAGACCAAGGAGCAGATCGCTGCGACCGCGTCCATCTCCGCCGCTGACCCCCAGATCGGTGAGCTCATCGCCGAGGCCATGGACAAGGTCGGCAAGGAAGGCGTCATCACCGTCGAGGAGAGCAACACCTTCGGCCTCGAGCTCGAGCTCACCGAGGGCATGCGCTTCGACAAGGGCTACATCTCCGGCTACTTCGTCACCGACACCGAGCGTATGGAGACCGTCCTCGACGACCCGTACATCCTCGTCGTCAACTCCAAGATCTCCTCGATCAAGGACCTCCTGCCGCTGCTGGAGAAGGTCATGCAGTCGGGCAAGCCGCTGATGATCATCGCCGAGGACGTCGAGGGCGAGGCCCTGTCGACCCTGGTCGTCAACAAGATCCGCGGCACCTTCAAGTCCGTCGCCGTCAAGGCCCCGGGCTTCGGTGACCGTCGCAAGGCCATGCTCGGCGACATCGCCATCCTCACCGGTGGTCAGGTCATCTCCGAGGAGGTCGGCCTCAAGCTCGAGACCGCCGAACTCGACCTGCTCGGCCGCGCCCGCAAGGTCGTCGTCACCAAGGACGAGACGACCATCGTCGAGGGTGCCGGCGACGCCGACCAGATCGCCGGCCGCGTCAAGCAGATCCGCGCCGAGATCGAGAACAGCGACTCCGACTACGACCGCGAGAAGCTCCAGGAGCGCCTCGCGAAGCTCGCCGGTGGCGTCGCCGTCATCAAGGCCGGTGCCGCGACCGAGGTCGAGCTCAAGGAGCGCAAGCACCGCATCGAGGACGCCGTGCGCAACGCCAAGGCTGCCGTCGAAGAGGGCATCGTCGCCGGTGGTGGCGTCGCCCTGCTCCAGGCATCCGCCGACGCCTTCGGTGGCCTGTCGCTCGAGGGCGACGAGGCAACCGGTGCGAACATCGTCAAGGTCGCTGCCGAGGCTCCGCTGAAGCAGATCGCCCTCAACGCCGGCCTCGAGCCGGGCGTCGTGGTCGAGAAGGTCCGCAACCTCACCCCGGGTGAGGGCCTCAACGCGGCCACCGGCGAGTACGTCGACATGGTCGAGACCGGCATCATCGACCCGGCCAAGGTGACTCGCTCGGCGCTGCAGAACGCGGCGTCCATCGCGGCCCTGTTCCTCACCACCGAGGCCGTCATCGCCGACAAGCCGGAGAAGGCTCCGGCCATGCCGGCCGGCGGCGGCGACGAGATGGGCGGCATGGGCTTCTAG